From the Skermanella rosea genome, one window contains:
- a CDS encoding glycoside hydrolase family 88 protein encodes MDRLESVTTGGIPRRGFLKGMGSAAALAGGGSLFGMPFLAGPAAAATTTYQAETARIHRGVLETIHGGFSGTAYVNAFQEAGSYVEWLVTVPRAVTATLVIRYANGSTGSRPMAVRVNGSVVDAALSFPATGSWPSWATRSLTAALRAGSNTVRLTATTGSGGPNIDLLDVNDGTDWGRAMVESTLARNPDPAAFGSWTYYRAFYLLGQYRVYQRTRDGRYLRYIRDWVDRHVDAAGNIDVPINLLDHILPGNLLLILHRETGLNKYRLAADRVRRVFDTYPRTTDGGFWHSTGLVGQLWLDGTYMALPFLARYGRAYGGAAGAYDETVNQLLIYASHLKHPTNGLLYHGYDEQGDPAWANPATRRSPEFWGRSIGWYGMALIDVLDIIPASHPRRPELVALVKGLVAALARFQDPTTGRWFQVVDKGSLGGNWLETSCSCMFTYVISRAIERGHVPAAAFAAAGRKGFLGVLDQVSLGTDGRTNLRNICVGTGVGDLAYYLARPRSTNEVHGLGAFLVMHEQVLAQNWR; translated from the coding sequence ATGGACCGCCTGGAATCCGTCACGACCGGCGGCATCCCGCGGCGCGGGTTCCTGAAGGGGATGGGGAGTGCCGCCGCGCTGGCGGGCGGCGGCAGCCTTTTCGGAATGCCCTTCCTGGCCGGCCCCGCGGCAGCGGCCACCACCACCTACCAGGCCGAGACCGCCAGGATCCATCGCGGGGTCCTGGAGACCATCCATGGCGGCTTCTCCGGCACCGCCTACGTCAACGCGTTCCAGGAAGCCGGAAGCTACGTGGAGTGGCTGGTGACCGTGCCGCGGGCGGTAACCGCCACCCTGGTGATCCGCTATGCCAACGGATCGACGGGCAGCCGGCCCATGGCGGTGCGGGTCAACGGCTCCGTCGTCGATGCGGCGCTCTCCTTCCCGGCCACCGGAAGCTGGCCGTCCTGGGCGACGCGCAGCCTGACCGCCGCCCTGCGTGCCGGTTCCAACACCGTCCGGCTGACGGCCACGACCGGCAGCGGCGGCCCCAACATCGACCTGCTGGACGTCAACGACGGGACCGACTGGGGGCGGGCCATGGTGGAGTCGACGCTGGCGCGCAATCCCGATCCGGCGGCTTTCGGGTCCTGGACCTATTACAGGGCCTTCTACCTGCTGGGCCAGTACCGGGTGTACCAGCGCACCCGGGACGGCCGGTATCTCCGATACATCCGGGACTGGGTCGACCGCCACGTGGATGCCGCCGGAAACATCGACGTGCCGATCAACCTGCTCGACCACATCCTGCCCGGCAACCTGCTGCTGATCCTCCATCGCGAGACCGGGCTGAACAAGTACCGGCTGGCGGCGGACAGGGTACGGCGCGTCTTCGATACGTATCCCCGGACCACCGACGGGGGGTTCTGGCACTCGACCGGCTTGGTCGGGCAGTTGTGGCTCGACGGAACCTATATGGCGCTTCCGTTCCTGGCCCGTTACGGGCGGGCCTACGGAGGCGCCGCCGGCGCCTATGACGAGACCGTCAACCAGCTCCTGATCTATGCCAGCCACCTGAAGCACCCGACCAACGGGCTGCTCTACCACGGATACGACGAGCAGGGCGATCCGGCCTGGGCCAACCCGGCGACCCGGCGGTCGCCCGAGTTCTGGGGCCGGTCGATCGGCTGGTACGGGATGGCGCTGATCGACGTGCTGGACATCATCCCGGCCAGCCATCCCCGACGCCCGGAACTGGTCGCCCTGGTGAAAGGTCTCGTCGCGGCGCTCGCCCGTTTCCAGGACCCGACGACCGGCCGCTGGTTCCAGGTCGTAGATAAGGGATCGCTGGGCGGAAACTGGCTGGAAACATCGTGCTCCTGCATGTTCACCTACGTCATCTCCAGGGCCATCGAGCGCGGCCATGTTCCGGCCGCCGCTTTCGCGGCCGCTGGGCGCAAGGGTTTCCTGGGCGTCCTTGACCAGGTCTCGCTCGGCACCGACGGCCGGACCAACCTCCGCAATATCTGCGTGGGAACCGGCGTCGGCGACCTCGCCTATTACCTGGCCCGCCCCCGGAGCACGAACGAGGTCCACGGCCTGGGCGCTTTCCTGGTCATGCATGAGCAGGTCCTGGCGCAGAACTGGCGGTAG
- a CDS encoding helix-turn-helix domain-containing protein, with protein sequence MSIKRFTAEEARRQARVDLDRLKEAYDADMGAAEEEAEIDPLSGPELMAKVERGEARTSGSMDVAAIRAKTGLSQGRFARTFDISVATLRNWEQSRRVPEGPARTLLRIIDREPDAAMRALKE encoded by the coding sequence ATGTCTATCAAGCGCTTCACGGCTGAAGAGGCCCGGCGGCAGGCCCGTGTCGACCTGGACCGGCTCAAGGAAGCGTACGACGCGGACATGGGCGCCGCCGAGGAGGAAGCGGAGATCGATCCTCTATCCGGGCCGGAGCTGATGGCGAAGGTCGAGAGGGGAGAGGCGCGCACGAGCGGATCGATGGACGTGGCCGCGATCCGGGCGAAGACCGGCCTGTCCCAGGGACGGTTCGCGCGGACGTTCGATATCAGCGTAGCCACCCTGCGGAACTGGGAGCAATCGCGCCGTGTCCCTGAGGGTCCGGCGAGAACATTGCTCCGCATCATCGACCGGGAACCTGACGCAGCCATGCGCGCACTCAAGGAGTAG
- a CDS encoding BrnT family toxin, with protein MFEWDEAKSDRCLRERGYNFAFASGIFDGPILEWDDDRRNYGERRVVAVGRVRGFVLVVVYTLRGDVRRIIPSWPAKKEIRDVYQALHG; from the coding sequence ATGTTCGAATGGGACGAAGCGAAGAGTGACCGATGTCTGCGTGAGCGGGGGTACAACTTCGCCTTCGCGTCCGGCATCTTCGACGGGCCGATCCTGGAATGGGACGATGACCGAAGGAACTACGGCGAGCGCCGGGTCGTCGCCGTCGGTCGGGTCCGGGGATTCGTCCTCGTCGTCGTTTACACGCTGCGAGGTGACGTCCGGCGCATCATTCCATCATGGCCCGCCAAGAAGGAGATCCGCGATGTCTATCAAGCGCTTCACGGCTGA